The Kitasatospora paranensis genome has a window encoding:
- a CDS encoding ABC transporter ATP-binding protein yields MSADISFRSVSKVFPIRGGGEFTALDEVDLDIAAGEFAVIVGPSGSGKSTLLDLLGGLAAPTAGEILLAGRPVTGPGPDRSTVFQQYALLPWRTAQGNVEFGLESIGVPRRKRAARAREYLDLVGLTGFEDRHPHELSGGMKQRVAIARSLAYDPEVLLMDEPFAALDAQTRESLQDELLRIWERTGKTVVFITHGIEEAVYLGGRVAVLTSRPGRVKQVVPIDLGDRSSAQDLRSSPEFARYRHEIWSLLRDEVSRAQQLEREVSTV; encoded by the coding sequence ATGAGTGCAGACATCTCCTTCCGATCCGTCAGCAAGGTGTTCCCGATCCGGGGCGGCGGCGAGTTCACCGCCCTGGACGAGGTCGATCTCGACATCGCCGCAGGTGAGTTCGCAGTCATCGTGGGCCCGAGCGGCAGCGGCAAGTCGACCCTGCTGGACCTGCTCGGCGGGCTCGCCGCACCCACGGCCGGCGAGATCCTGCTGGCGGGGCGCCCGGTGACGGGGCCGGGGCCGGACCGTTCCACGGTGTTCCAGCAGTACGCCCTGCTGCCGTGGCGGACCGCACAGGGCAACGTCGAGTTCGGCCTGGAGTCGATCGGCGTGCCGCGGCGCAAGCGGGCGGCCCGGGCCCGTGAGTACCTCGATCTGGTCGGCCTCACCGGGTTCGAGGACCGCCACCCGCACGAACTGTCCGGCGGGATGAAGCAGCGGGTGGCGATCGCCCGCAGTCTTGCCTACGACCCCGAAGTGCTGCTGATGGACGAGCCGTTCGCGGCCCTGGACGCGCAGACGAGGGAGTCGCTCCAGGACGAGCTGCTGCGGATCTGGGAGCGCACCGGCAAGACCGTCGTCTTCATCACGCACGGCATCGAGGAGGCGGTCTACCTCGGCGGACGGGTCGCCGTCCTGACGTCCCGCCCGGGGCGGGTCAAGCAGGTCGTCCCGATCGACCTCGGCGACCGGTCCTCGGCCCAGGACCTGCGGTCCAGCCCGGAGTTCGCCCGGTACCGGCACGAGATCTGGAGCCTGCTGCGCGACGAGGTCAGCCGGGCCCAGCAGTTGGAGAGGGAGGTCAGCACGGTATGA
- a CDS encoding ABC transporter substrate-binding protein yields the protein MPATSRRHFLALAAVGAAAAACGQATASDGKGETKKLRYQGWAGQVMLPELAEDLGYFGDVRLEWVGNTISGPQDIQSAATGQIDFGGAFNGAVVKLIAAGAPVQAVISYYGVDEASYNGYYVLQDSPIHAAHDLLGKKIGMNTLGAHTEAILDIYLKRNGRSSAEIGKVEPIVVPPVNTEQSIRQRQIEVGVLGGVLRDKALATGGIRPLFTDYDLLGKFSAGTYVVTKRFLKENPTTARTFVTGVAKAIEWARTTPREEVIARSVAIVKKRGRNEDPGALKYWKSTGVAEAGGLITDAEFKLWIDWLAEHGDIRTGQVKPADLYTNEFNGYTPASAAQAASPSPSRS from the coding sequence ATGCCTGCGACCTCCCGCCGCCACTTCCTCGCCCTCGCCGCCGTCGGCGCGGCCGCCGCCGCGTGCGGGCAGGCAACCGCCTCCGACGGCAAGGGCGAGACCAAGAAGCTCCGGTACCAGGGCTGGGCGGGGCAGGTGATGCTTCCCGAACTCGCCGAGGACCTGGGCTACTTCGGCGACGTGAGACTGGAGTGGGTCGGCAACACGATCAGCGGGCCGCAGGACATCCAGTCCGCGGCGACCGGGCAGATCGACTTCGGCGGTGCCTTCAACGGTGCCGTGGTGAAACTGATCGCGGCAGGCGCCCCGGTGCAGGCCGTGATCAGCTACTACGGCGTCGACGAGGCCTCGTACAACGGCTACTACGTGCTGCAGGACAGCCCGATCCACGCCGCCCACGACCTGCTCGGCAAGAAGATCGGGATGAACACGCTGGGGGCGCACACCGAGGCGATCCTCGACATCTACCTCAAGCGCAACGGGCGGAGCTCCGCGGAGATCGGCAAGGTCGAGCCGATCGTCGTCCCGCCGGTCAACACCGAACAGTCCATCCGGCAGCGGCAGATCGAGGTCGGCGTGCTCGGCGGCGTGCTGCGCGACAAGGCGCTGGCGACGGGCGGCATCCGGCCGTTGTTCACCGACTACGACCTGCTGGGCAAGTTCAGTGCCGGCACGTACGTGGTGACCAAGCGCTTCCTCAAGGAGAACCCCACCACGGCACGGACCTTCGTCACCGGTGTCGCCAAGGCCATCGAGTGGGCCAGGACGACGCCGCGCGAGGAGGTCATCGCGCGGAGCGTCGCCATCGTGAAGAAGCGCGGCCGCAACGAGGACCCGGGCGCTCTCAAGTACTGGAAGTCCACCGGCGTCGCCGAGGCGGGCGGCCTGATCACCGACGCCGAGTTCAAGCTCTGGATCGACTGGCTGGCCGAGCACGGCGACATCAGGACCGGCCAGGTGAAGCCCGCGGACCTCTACACCAACGAGTTCAACGGCTACACCCCGGCGTCGGCCGCGCAGGCGGCCTCCCCTTCCCCCAGCAGGAGTTGA
- a CDS encoding putative leader peptide — protein sequence MSAVRQVSCRRGTFVDPHPAPWNSGYVSQSESLVGRLHVDLRRHASAICAVCR from the coding sequence GTGTCGGCGGTACGACAGGTTTCTTGCAGGCGTGGAACATTCGTTGACCCGCACCCCGCCCCCTGGAACTCTGGATACGTGAGCCAGTCCGAGAGCCTTGTGGGCCGCCTGCACGTCGATCTGCGACGTCACGCGAGCGCGATCTGTGCCGTCTGTCGCTGA
- a CDS encoding ribonuclease J, which produces MSHPHPELGAPPALKEGALRITPLGGLGEIGRNMTVFEYGGRILIVDCGVLFPEDEQPGVDLILPDFTYIRDRLDKIDGIVLTHGHEDHIGAVPYLLRENPDIPLIGSKLTLALIEAKLAEHRIRPYVLEVKEGERERIGPFDCEFIAVNHSIPDALAVAVRTPAGMVVATGDFKMDQLPLDGRLTDLPAFAKLAEEGMDLLLVDSTNAEVPGFIPHERDISAALGNVFATAKRRIIVASFASHVHRIQQVLDAAHANGRKVAFVGRSMVRNMGIARDLGYLKVPGNLVVDVKTLDDLPEDKVVLVCTGSQGEPMAALSRMANREHQIRIVEGDTVVLASSLIPGNETAIYRVINGLTRWGANVVHKGNAKVHVSGHASAGELLYFFNICRPRNLMPVHGEWRHLRAAADLGIKTGIPKERTVIAEDGVCVDLENGVARIVGKVQAGYVYVDGSSVGDITEASLKDRRILGEEGFISVFVVVDSTNGKIVSGPTIQARGSGIDDGAFGPVVAKLEEALTRSANDGVLEVRQVQQLVRRIIGKWVADNYRRRPMILPVVVEV; this is translated from the coding sequence TTGAGCCACCCGCACCCCGAACTCGGCGCGCCGCCCGCACTCAAGGAGGGCGCCCTCCGCATCACCCCGCTCGGCGGCCTCGGCGAGATCGGCCGCAACATGACGGTCTTCGAGTACGGCGGCCGCATCCTGATCGTCGACTGCGGCGTGCTCTTCCCCGAGGACGAGCAGCCCGGCGTCGACCTGATCCTGCCGGACTTCACGTACATCCGGGACCGCCTCGACAAGATCGACGGCATCGTCCTGACCCACGGCCACGAGGACCACATCGGCGCCGTCCCGTACCTGCTCCGGGAGAACCCGGACATCCCGCTGATCGGCTCGAAGCTGACCCTGGCCCTGATCGAGGCCAAGCTCGCCGAGCACCGGATCCGCCCGTACGTGCTGGAGGTCAAGGAGGGCGAGCGCGAGCGCATCGGCCCCTTCGACTGCGAGTTCATCGCGGTCAACCACTCCATCCCGGACGCGCTCGCGGTGGCCGTCCGCACCCCGGCCGGCATGGTCGTCGCGACCGGCGACTTCAAGATGGACCAGCTGCCGCTCGACGGCCGCCTCACCGACCTGCCGGCCTTCGCCAAGCTGGCGGAGGAGGGCATGGACCTCCTGCTGGTGGACTCCACCAACGCCGAGGTCCCCGGCTTCATCCCGCACGAGCGCGACATCTCCGCGGCGCTGGGCAACGTCTTCGCCACCGCGAAGCGCCGGATCATCGTGGCCTCGTTCGCCAGCCACGTGCACCGCATCCAGCAGGTGCTGGACGCCGCCCACGCGAACGGCCGCAAGGTCGCCTTCGTCGGCCGCTCGATGGTCCGCAACATGGGCATCGCGCGCGACCTCGGCTACCTGAAGGTCCCCGGCAACCTGGTCGTCGACGTCAAGACGCTGGACGACCTGCCCGAGGACAAGGTCGTGCTCGTCTGCACCGGCTCGCAGGGCGAGCCGATGGCCGCCCTCTCGCGGATGGCCAACCGGGAGCACCAGATCCGGATCGTCGAGGGCGACACCGTCGTGCTCGCGTCCTCGCTGATCCCCGGCAACGAGACCGCGATCTACCGCGTGATCAACGGCCTGACCCGCTGGGGCGCCAACGTCGTGCACAAGGGCAACGCCAAGGTGCACGTGTCCGGCCACGCGTCGGCCGGCGAGCTGCTCTACTTCTTCAACATCTGCCGCCCGCGCAACCTCATGCCGGTGCACGGCGAGTGGCGCCACCTGCGGGCCGCCGCGGACCTGGGCATCAAGACCGGCATTCCGAAGGAGCGCACGGTCATCGCCGAGGACGGCGTCTGCGTCGACCTCGAAAACGGCGTGGCCCGGATCGTCGGCAAGGTCCAGGCCGGCTACGTGTACGTCGACGGCTCGTCCGTCGGCGACATCACGGAGGCCTCGCTGAAGGACCGCCGCATCCTGGGCGAGGAGGGCTTCATCTCGGTCTTCGTCGTGGTGGACTCCACCAACGGCAAGATCGTCAGCGGCCCGACCATCCAGGCCCGCGGCTCCGGCATCGATGACGGCGCCTTCGGGCCGGTCGTCGCCAAGCTGGAGGAGGCCCTCACCCGCTCCGCCAACGACGGGGTGCTGGAGGTACGCCAGGTCCAGCAGCTGGTCAGGCGCATCATCGGCAAGTGGGTGGCGGATAACTACCGCCGCCGGCCGATGATCCTGCCGGTGGTCGTCGAGGTCTGA
- the dapA gene encoding 4-hydroxy-tetrahydrodipicolinate synthase: MAPTSTPQTPFGRVLTAMVTPFTADGGLDLDGAQRLAAHLVDAGNDGLVLNGTTGESPTTSDAEKARLVRAVVEAVGDRAHVIAGVGTNDTHHSVELARQAEASGAHGLLAVTPYYSKPPQEGLYRHTVEIANATGLPVMLYDIPGRSGVALSHETLVRLGEHPRIVANKDAKGDVGAASWAIARSGLAWYSGDDILTLPLLSVGAVGVVSVVSHLVTPELRSMIEAFTAGDTAKATAVHQSLLPVFSGVFRTQGVILSKAALNLQGHPAGPLRLPLVAATAEEIAQLRQDLAAGGVHL; encoded by the coding sequence ATGGCTCCGACCTCCACTCCCCAGACGCCCTTCGGCCGGGTCCTGACCGCGATGGTCACCCCCTTCACGGCCGACGGCGGGCTCGACCTCGACGGCGCCCAGCGCCTGGCCGCCCACCTCGTGGACGCCGGCAACGACGGCCTCGTCCTCAACGGCACCACGGGCGAGTCACCGACCACCTCGGACGCCGAGAAGGCCCGGCTGGTGCGCGCGGTGGTCGAGGCCGTGGGGGACCGGGCCCACGTGATCGCCGGCGTCGGCACCAACGACACCCACCACAGCGTCGAGCTGGCCCGCCAGGCCGAGGCGTCCGGCGCCCACGGCCTGCTCGCCGTCACCCCGTACTACAGCAAGCCCCCGCAGGAGGGCCTGTACCGGCACACCGTGGAGATCGCGAACGCCACCGGCCTGCCCGTGATGCTGTACGACATCCCGGGCCGCAGCGGCGTCGCGCTGAGCCACGAGACGCTGGTCCGGCTGGGCGAGCACCCCCGGATCGTCGCCAACAAGGACGCCAAGGGCGACGTCGGCGCCGCCTCCTGGGCGATCGCCCGCTCCGGTCTCGCCTGGTACTCCGGCGACGACATCCTGACCCTGCCGCTGCTCTCCGTCGGAGCCGTCGGCGTGGTCAGCGTGGTCAGCCACCTGGTCACCCCGGAGCTCCGGTCGATGATCGAGGCGTTCACCGCCGGCGACACGGCCAAGGCCACCGCCGTCCACCAGAGCCTGCTGCCCGTCTTCAGCGGTGTGTTCCGCACCCAGGGCGTCATCCTCAGCAAGGCCGCGCTCAACCTCCAGGGGCACCCCGCCGGGCCGCTGAGGCTGCCGCTGGTGGCCGCCACGGCCGAGGAGATTGCGCAACTGAGGCAGGATCTGGCCGCCGGCGGGGTACACCTGTAG
- the thyX gene encoding FAD-dependent thymidylate synthase, translated as MSDEPVPTFRSDVTVELVRSAATDTDVLWAARVSTKGEQSLETIGQDPARSAGLINYLMRDRHGTPFEHNSMTFFISAPIFVFREFHRHRSGWSYNEESGRYRELQPVFYLPGADRRLVQQGKPGRYEFVEGTAEQQKVVSEAMEASYRASYQAYREMLEAGVAREVARAVLPVGLFSSMYATCNARSLMHFLSLRTKRDNATVPSFPQREIEMVAEQMEEQWARLMPLTHAAFEEHGRVAP; from the coding sequence GTGAGCGACGAACCGGTCCCCACGTTCCGCAGCGACGTGACCGTCGAGCTGGTCCGCAGCGCGGCCACCGACACCGACGTGCTCTGGGCGGCCCGGGTCTCCACCAAGGGCGAGCAGTCCCTGGAGACCATCGGCCAGGACCCGGCCCGTTCCGCGGGCCTGATCAACTACCTGATGCGCGACCGGCACGGCACCCCGTTCGAGCACAACTCGATGACCTTCTTCATCAGCGCGCCGATCTTCGTCTTCCGCGAGTTCCACCGCCACCGCAGCGGCTGGTCGTACAACGAGGAGTCCGGCCGCTACCGCGAGCTCCAGCCGGTCTTCTACCTGCCCGGTGCCGACCGCAGGCTCGTCCAGCAGGGCAAGCCCGGCCGCTACGAGTTCGTCGAGGGCACGGCCGAGCAGCAGAAGGTCGTCTCCGAGGCCATGGAGGCCTCCTACCGGGCCTCCTACCAGGCCTACCGGGAGATGCTGGAGGCCGGCGTCGCCCGCGAGGTCGCACGGGCCGTGCTGCCCGTCGGCCTGTTCTCGTCGATGTACGCGACCTGCAACGCCCGCTCGCTGATGCACTTCCTGTCGCTGCGGACCAAGCGCGACAACGCGACCGTGCCGTCCTTCCCGCAGCGCGAGATCGAGATGGTCGCCGAGCAGATGGAGGAGCAGTGGGCGCGGCTCATGCCGCTCACCCATGCGGCCTTCGAGGAGCACGGCCGAGTCGCCCCCTGA
- a CDS encoding pitrilysin family protein: MVAQASAATQRPGTTRTLLKGVDGAGTVRRTVLPGGLRVVTETLPTVRSATFGIWVGVGSRDETPVLNGATHYLEHLLFKGTARRSALEISAALDAVGGEMNAFTAKENTCYYARVLDTDLPLAIDVVCDMLTGSLIRPEDVDAERGVILEEMAMAEDDPGDVVHDLFARVIYGDSPLGRPILGTEKTVTELSRDQIAGFYKRRYKPEHLVVAAAGNLDHRKVVKLVEEAFAPVLAKSAGHPADVRRGAKSVRTAGRVQVLNRPTEQAHLVLGVPGVPRHDDRRWALGVLNAALGGGMSSRLFQEVREKRGLAYSVYSYSSSYADSGVFGIYAGCQPKRIEEVLGLCRQELAKVVADGITEEELQRAIGQISGSTVLGMEDTGSLMNRIGKAELCYGTHLSVDDMLAKIAAVTLEDVHAVARDVLGANRPSLALIGPINDKRAAAITGLLAQEEPA; this comes from the coding sequence CTGGTGGCTCAGGCCTCCGCGGCTACGCAGCGCCCCGGCACCACGCGGACTCTGCTCAAGGGCGTCGACGGCGCCGGCACGGTACGTCGCACCGTCCTCCCCGGCGGCCTGCGGGTCGTCACCGAGACCCTGCCCACGGTCCGCTCCGCGACCTTCGGCATCTGGGTCGGCGTCGGCTCCCGCGACGAGACGCCCGTCCTGAACGGCGCGACCCACTACCTGGAGCACCTGCTCTTCAAGGGCACCGCGCGGCGCAGCGCCCTGGAGATCTCCGCCGCGCTGGACGCGGTCGGCGGCGAGATGAACGCCTTCACCGCCAAGGAGAACACCTGCTACTACGCGCGGGTGCTCGACACCGACCTGCCGCTGGCCATCGACGTGGTCTGCGACATGCTCACCGGCTCGCTGATCCGCCCCGAGGACGTCGACGCCGAGCGCGGCGTCATCCTCGAGGAGATGGCGATGGCCGAGGACGACCCGGGCGACGTCGTCCACGACCTGTTCGCCCGCGTGATCTACGGCGACAGCCCGCTCGGCCGTCCGATCCTCGGCACCGAGAAGACCGTCACCGAGCTCAGCCGCGACCAGATCGCCGGCTTCTACAAGCGCCGCTACAAGCCCGAGCACCTGGTCGTCGCGGCCGCCGGCAACCTCGACCACCGCAAGGTCGTCAAGCTCGTCGAGGAGGCGTTCGCGCCCGTCCTCGCCAAGTCCGCGGGCCACCCCGCCGACGTCCGCCGCGGTGCCAAGAGCGTGCGCACCGCCGGCCGCGTCCAGGTCCTCAACCGGCCCACCGAGCAGGCCCACCTCGTCCTCGGCGTGCCCGGCGTGCCCCGCCACGACGACCGGCGCTGGGCCCTCGGCGTGCTCAACGCGGCCCTCGGCGGCGGCATGAGCTCGCGGCTCTTCCAGGAGGTCCGGGAGAAGCGCGGCCTGGCCTACTCGGTCTACTCCTACTCGTCCTCGTACGCCGACAGCGGCGTCTTCGGCATCTACGCCGGCTGCCAGCCCAAGCGCATCGAGGAGGTCCTCGGCCTCTGCCGCCAGGAGCTCGCCAAGGTGGTCGCCGACGGCATCACCGAGGAGGAGCTGCAGCGGGCCATCGGCCAGATCTCCGGCTCCACCGTGCTCGGCATGGAGGACACCGGCTCGCTGATGAACCGGATCGGCAAGGCCGAGCTCTGCTACGGCACCCACCTGTCGGTCGACGACATGCTGGCGAAGATAGCGGCCGTGACCCTGGAGGACGTCCACGCGGTCGCCCGTGATGTGCTGGGGGCCAACCGGCCCTCGCTCGCCCTGATCGGCCCGATCAACGACAAGCGGGCGGCCGCCATCACCGGCCTGCTCGCCCAGGAGGAACCCGCATGA
- a CDS encoding polyribonucleotide nucleotidyltransferase — protein MEENVFYAEAVIDNGSFGTRTIRFETGRLARQAAGSAVAYLDDDTMVLSATSASKQPKEHFDFFPLTVDVEERMYAAGRIPGSFFRREGRPSEDAILTCRLIDRPLRPSFVKGLRNEIQVVVTVMALNPDHLYDVVAINAASASTQLAGLPFSGPIGGVRVALIKGQWVAFPTHSELEDAVFDMVVAGRALPDGDVAIMMVEAEATDKTIKLVEGGADAPTEEIVAAGLEAAKPFIKVLCAAQAQLAAQAAKPTGEFPVFLDYQDDVLNALTAAVKDELAQALTIAGKVERNNEIDRIKAIAADKLLPEFEGREKEIGAAYNALTKKIVRERVIKDKVRIDGRGVTDIRTLAAEVEAIPRVHGSALFERGETQILGVTTLNMLRMEQQLDTLSPETRRRYMHNYNFPPYSVGETGRVGSPKRREIGHGALAERAILPVLPTREEFPYAIRQVSEALSSNGSTSMGSVCASTMSLLNAGVPLKAAVAGIAMGLISQEIDGETHYVTLTDILGAEDAFGDMDFKVAGTRNFITALQLDTKLNGIPASVLAAALKQAKDARLHILDVMNEAIDTPDAMSQYAPRIITIKIPVDKIGEVIGPKGKMINQIQEDTGAEITIEDDGTIYIGASDGPAAEAARTTINQIANPTMPEVGERYLGTVVKTTTFGAFVSLMPGKDGLLHISQIRKLAGGKRVENVEDVLAVGTKVQVEIAEIDPRGKLSLIPVVEGEEGGDTAASE, from the coding sequence GTGGAAGAGAACGTGTTCTACGCCGAGGCCGTCATCGACAACGGCAGCTTCGGCACCCGTACCATCCGCTTCGAGACCGGCCGCCTGGCCCGTCAGGCCGCCGGCTCCGCCGTGGCCTACCTGGACGACGACACCATGGTGCTGTCGGCCACCAGCGCGTCCAAGCAGCCGAAGGAGCACTTCGACTTCTTCCCGCTGACGGTCGACGTCGAGGAGCGGATGTACGCCGCGGGCCGGATCCCCGGTTCGTTCTTCCGTCGCGAGGGCCGGCCCTCCGAGGACGCCATCCTCACCTGCCGCCTCATCGACCGCCCGCTGCGCCCGTCCTTCGTCAAGGGCCTGCGCAACGAGATCCAGGTCGTCGTGACCGTCATGGCGCTCAACCCCGACCACCTGTACGACGTGGTCGCGATCAACGCCGCCTCCGCCTCCACCCAGCTGGCGGGCCTGCCCTTCTCCGGCCCGATCGGCGGCGTCCGCGTCGCGCTGATCAAGGGCCAGTGGGTCGCGTTCCCGACCCACAGCGAGCTTGAGGACGCCGTCTTCGACATGGTCGTGGCCGGCCGCGCCCTGCCGGACGGCGACGTCGCGATCATGATGGTCGAGGCCGAGGCCACCGACAAGACCATCAAGCTGGTCGAGGGCGGCGCCGACGCGCCGACCGAGGAGATCGTCGCCGCCGGCCTGGAGGCCGCGAAGCCGTTCATCAAGGTCCTGTGCGCCGCGCAGGCCCAGCTCGCCGCCCAGGCCGCCAAGCCGACCGGCGAGTTCCCGGTCTTCCTGGACTACCAGGACGACGTGCTCAACGCCCTGACCGCCGCGGTCAAGGACGAGCTCGCCCAGGCGCTCACCATCGCCGGCAAGGTGGAGCGCAACAACGAGATCGACCGCATCAAGGCGATCGCCGCCGACAAGCTGCTCCCGGAGTTCGAGGGCCGCGAGAAGGAGATCGGCGCCGCCTACAACGCGCTGACCAAGAAGATCGTCCGCGAGCGCGTCATCAAGGACAAGGTCCGCATCGACGGCCGCGGCGTCACCGACATCCGCACCCTGGCCGCCGAGGTCGAGGCCATCCCGCGCGTCCACGGCTCGGCCCTGTTCGAGCGCGGCGAGACCCAGATCCTGGGTGTCACCACGCTGAACATGCTGCGCATGGAGCAGCAGCTCGACACGCTCTCCCCGGAGACCCGTCGCCGCTACATGCACAACTACAACTTCCCGCCGTACTCGGTCGGCGAGACCGGCCGCGTGGGCTCGCCCAAGCGCCGCGAGATCGGCCACGGCGCGCTGGCCGAGCGGGCGATCCTGCCCGTGCTGCCGACCCGCGAGGAGTTCCCCTACGCGATCCGCCAGGTCTCCGAGGCGCTGAGCTCCAACGGCTCCACCTCGATGGGCTCGGTCTGCGCCTCCACCATGTCGCTGCTGAACGCCGGTGTGCCGCTGAAGGCCGCCGTCGCCGGTATCGCCATGGGCCTGATCTCGCAGGAGATCGACGGTGAGACCCACTACGTGACCCTCACCGACATCCTCGGCGCCGAGGACGCGTTCGGCGACATGGACTTCAAGGTCGCCGGTACCCGCAACTTCATCACCGCCCTCCAGCTCGACACGAAGCTGAACGGCATCCCGGCGTCGGTGCTCGCCGCCGCGCTGAAGCAGGCCAAGGACGCCCGCCTGCACATCCTCGACGTGATGAACGAGGCCATCGACACCCCGGACGCGATGTCGCAGTACGCGCCCCGCATCATCACCATCAAGATCCCGGTGGACAAGATCGGTGAGGTCATCGGCCCCAAGGGCAAGATGATCAACCAGATCCAGGAGGACACCGGCGCCGAGATCACGATCGAGGACGACGGCACCATCTACATCGGTGCCTCCGACGGTCCGGCCGCCGAGGCCGCCCGCACCACGATCAACCAGATCGCCAACCCGACCATGCCGGAGGTCGGCGAGCGCTACCTGGGCACCGTGGTGAAGACCACGACGTTCGGCGCGTTCGTGTCGCTCATGCCGGGCAAGGACGGCCTGCTGCACATCTCGCAGATCCGCAAGCTCGCCGGTGGCAAGCGCGTGGAGAACGTCGAGGACGTGCTCGCGGTCGGCACCAAGGTGCAGGTCGAGATCGCCGAGATCGACCCGCGCGGCAAGCTCTCCCTCATCCCCGTGGTCGAGGGCGAGGAGGGCGGCGACACCGCCGCCTCCGAGTGA
- the rpsO gene encoding 30S ribosomal protein S15, whose translation MALAADVKKQIIAEFGQKEGDTGSPEVQVAMLSRRISDLTEHLKAHKHDHHSRRGLLILVGQRRRLLQYLAKKDIERFRTLVDRLGIRRGAAGGAR comes from the coding sequence GTGGCTCTCGCCGCCGACGTCAAGAAGCAGATCATCGCCGAGTTCGGCCAGAAGGAGGGCGACACCGGCTCTCCCGAGGTCCAGGTGGCCATGCTCTCCCGCCGTATCTCGGACCTGACCGAGCACCTGAAGGCCCACAAGCACGACCACCACTCGCGCCGTGGCCTGCTCATCCTGGTCGGCCAGCGCCGCCGCCTGCTGCAGTACCTGGCCAAGAAGGACATCGAGCGTTTCCGTACCCTCGTCGACCGCCTCGGCATCCGCCGCGGCGCCGCGGGCGGCGCTCGCTGA
- the eccD gene encoding type VII secretion integral membrane protein EccD: MSANATTGFCRVTVVAPDSRIDVALPEDVPLADVYPEVLRLSGQTQVDGAPTGFHLVRRDGTVLDSGLPLAAQQVRDGDLLSLRPFSESLPPAVYDDVADAIAGAVEADRRFWSPDLMRGFGLVGAGLLLVLLGFALWFSDLRHDMHSLPGILSGVTAVVLVTLAGVRARVYDDHDAALALGLGALPHTLIAGSGILPVDTTGGGPGRLQFLVGCVAVLIVSVLLVGLLPEKDSVFVASSFLAAAGTLATFAAVLLDGTPATHIAAVTGVAAVAAVGFLPALSARFARLPVGFSAPGQTRTRGTAYGEETDRTEVVQYERIAHQARRGHEVLVGLVGGCAATVVGACAVLGFSDTMFGELLALAIGISTMLRARLFRYTAQVFSLTIAGLAGLGLLILGLSLHTPLFIAKQLMQGSAGASVDLRTIWLSASVALGAALLTAIALIVPRLGVSPFWGRILDMVDGLMLISLVPLALAVLNIYALVRGATA; encoded by the coding sequence GTGAGCGCTAATGCAACGACCGGTTTCTGCCGGGTCACCGTCGTGGCGCCGGACAGCCGGATCGACGTCGCACTGCCGGAGGACGTTCCGCTCGCGGACGTGTACCCCGAGGTACTGCGGCTCTCCGGACAGACCCAGGTGGACGGCGCACCCACCGGCTTCCACCTCGTCCGGCGCGACGGCACCGTCCTCGACAGCGGACTCCCGCTGGCCGCCCAGCAGGTCCGGGACGGCGACCTGCTGAGCCTGCGCCCGTTCTCCGAGTCGCTCCCGCCGGCCGTGTACGACGACGTGGCGGACGCCATCGCCGGCGCCGTCGAGGCCGACCGCCGGTTCTGGAGCCCGGACCTGATGCGCGGCTTCGGCCTGGTCGGCGCGGGCCTGCTGCTCGTCCTGCTCGGCTTCGCGCTCTGGTTCTCCGACCTGCGCCACGACATGCACAGCCTGCCGGGCATCCTGTCCGGCGTGACCGCCGTCGTGCTGGTCACCCTCGCCGGCGTCCGGGCCCGGGTCTACGACGACCACGACGCCGCCCTCGCGCTCGGCCTCGGCGCGCTGCCGCACACCCTGATCGCCGGCTCCGGCATCCTCCCGGTCGACACGACCGGGGGCGGCCCCGGCCGCCTGCAGTTCCTGGTCGGCTGCGTCGCGGTGCTGATCGTCTCGGTGCTGCTGGTCGGCCTCCTGCCGGAGAAGGACTCCGTCTTCGTCGCCTCCTCCTTCCTGGCCGCCGCGGGCACCCTCGCCACCTTCGCCGCCGTCCTGCTGGACGGCACCCCGGCCACCCACATCGCCGCCGTCACCGGCGTCGCCGCGGTCGCCGCGGTCGGCTTCCTGCCGGCCCTCTCCGCCCGCTTCGCCCGGCTGCCCGTCGGCTTCAGCGCCCCCGGCCAGACCCGCACCCGCGGCACCGCCTACGGCGAGGAGACCGACCGCACCGAGGTCGTCCAGTACGAGCGGATCGCGCACCAGGCCCGCCGCGGCCACGAGGTCCTGGTCGGCCTGGTCGGCGGCTGCGCCGCCACCGTGGTCGGCGCCTGCGCGGTGCTGGGCTTCAGCGACACCATGTTCGGCGAGCTGCTCGCCCTGGCGATCGGCATCTCGACGATGCTGCGCGCACGGCTGTTCCGCTACACCGCGCAGGTGTTCAGCCTCACCATCGCCGGCCTGGCCGGCCTGGGCCTGCTGATCCTCGGCCTGTCGCTGCACACCCCGCTGTTCATCGCCAAGCAACTGATGCAGGGCAGCGCCGGCGCCTCGGTCGACCTGCGCACGATTTGGCTGTCGGCGTCGGTCGCGCTGGGCGCCGCGCTGCTGACCGCGATTGCCCTGATCGTTCCCCGACTCGGTGTCTCCCCGTTCTGGGGGCGCATCCTGGACATGGTGGACGGCCTGATGCTGATCTCGCTCGTCCCGCTGGCCCTGGCCGTCCTGAACATCTACGCCCTGGTCCGAGGCGCCACCGCCTGA